In Granulicella mallensis MP5ACTX8, the sequence TCGCCGCGTAGCGCTGCGGAAAAGACGCCTGCGGCTTGGAAGCGCTGACGCGCTCCCACTTTACCGCACCACGACCACGGACTAAAGTTTTTCCCACCGAAGTCTGCACAGGAGCAGCAAGGACGAAAGAACAGTCACAACGGCGTGTCCGCAGCCTGGTACCGAGAATGGTCTCGAAAGAGCAACCGACCGACTTAGAAGGACAGACACGCGCGCAACTCATCGTGGCCAGGAGAACTGATCTCCACCCAAAGGCCGAATACATTTGCGCAGACTTGTCTTCTCGACCAAACTTCCCCTTGCAGTCGCGCGGCGGACCATACATTATCGGTACCGATTAGCCGCGTGCAGGAAGGAATCCGGCGGAAGTGATAGTGCGGCGGCTGGCATGCCATGCTGCACCGTCGGACACCGCCGTATTCTACGAGGAACTTCGGGTGACGCTAGCTACCGCCCGCACCGTTCCGTCCCTCGCACAAAACAGGTAAGCGTCTCTTTGAACCTCAGCATGGAAGGCGGCAGCTTGGTCGCCGGCAGCGCGTGAGGATTTTCGAAGACGGCAACGCGATATTCGAGCCCGTCCCGTGAACCGGTCGAGACTGCATAACTGCATAGAAGACGCCTAAGCCACCGATATTCTCGAACTGACTGTTTTACTTTAGACCGGGCTGGAGTCGTCCAGGATCTATTCTCAAAATGTGTAGAGTCGATAGATGGACAGTCCTGTTGTTTGGTTTCCCCAGATATTTGAGGCTACCCGTGAGATGCCTCGCCTCGCCGCCCTGGACGTTCTTGATTTTCTGAGTGACAAGGCGTTTTCGAATGAGTATGCAGCGCGCTCCATGCCTTTTCTATTGCGGCTGGGTCCGTTAAAGTTCTCTGAAGCAGAGATCTTAGGTCTGCTGCAAGGGGCCTACGGCGATCAAACCGTGAACGTCCGTTTCGGCAATATGGCAGATCCGGGTAGCTACCTGAATCGCCGCGAAGAAGAGATGCCCCTAAGAAATTTCATTGGGGAACACTTCATGCAGATAAACGGTGCCGGGACGGCCTATGCCGCCGGCACCGTGATACCCGTCGAGATGGCGCGCGATCTCGGGGTCCCTTTTCCAATGTTTTACCCTGAGTATTTTTTCAATGAGCCACGGATGTGGATGGGTAAGAAGGGAACGGTGACTGCCCTGCACAAGGACATCCCGGACAACTTCTCGTTCGCATACTTCGGTGCCAAAGAATGGCTCCTCTATCCGCCAGCCGATTTTCCTTATCTATACATGATTCATCCGAACCCGAATGCACTTCCAGACTTCGGGGTCAGCATGGTTAACGCAAAGTCTCCGGATGCGACGCGCTTCCCGGAGTTCTCGAAGGCTACACCGATCTCCATCACGCAGCGTGCGGGCGATCTGCTCTATGTGCCTGCGGGGTGGAGTCATTTCGTGGA encodes:
- a CDS encoding cupin-like domain-containing protein, coding for MPFLLRLGPLKFSEAEILGLLQGAYGDQTVNVRFGNMADPGSYLNRREEEMPLRNFIGEHFMQINGAGTAYAAGTVIPVEMARDLGVPFPMFYPEYFFNEPRMWMGKKGTVTALHKDIPDNFSFAYFGAKEWLLYPPADFPYLYMIHPNPNALPDFGVSMVNAKSPDATRFPEFSKATPISITQRAGDLLYVPAGWSHFVENHEDSLMINFWLRRGRSPAVLGRDR